A portion of the Tenacibaculum todarodis genome contains these proteins:
- a CDS encoding YihY/virulence factor BrkB family protein, producing the protein MTKEIEDKLEKIPIVNLLVKFGKKIKIPGLEGMSLYDVIEMYIIGIVKGALTTRAGGIAFSFFMAIFPFMLFVLSLIPYIPIEGFQDNLFSLIQEMLPPKTFEAVDVVIKDIINNQYGGLLSFGFLASMFLMTNGVNAIFGGFEYSYHVKEFRNVFRAYFVSLGVSLLMVLFLIVTVVLIIYYQIALTRIDKIGWLDTVDLNLFYWGRGLLFLLMIFTIVSLLFRFGTTQGKEVKFFSAGAILTTVLSLFTFYVFGIYVVKFATYNQLYGSIGTLLILMLFVWLNAIILLLGFELNASLYSLRRRNKTFTTPKKL; encoded by the coding sequence ATGACAAAAGAAATAGAAGACAAACTTGAGAAAATACCAATTGTAAACCTTTTGGTGAAATTTGGCAAGAAAATTAAAATTCCTGGATTAGAAGGCATGTCTTTGTATGATGTAATTGAAATGTACATTATTGGTATTGTAAAAGGTGCATTAACAACACGTGCAGGCGGAATTGCATTCAGTTTTTTTATGGCAATTTTTCCGTTTATGCTGTTTGTTTTATCGTTAATTCCCTACATACCAATTGAAGGATTTCAAGACAATCTTTTTAGTTTAATTCAAGAAATGTTACCGCCAAAAACTTTTGAAGCTGTAGATGTAGTTATTAAAGATATTATAAACAATCAATATGGTGGATTGTTATCTTTTGGTTTTTTAGCTTCCATGTTTTTAATGACAAACGGCGTAAATGCCATTTTTGGAGGTTTTGAATATTCGTATCATGTAAAAGAATTTAGAAACGTTTTTAGAGCGTATTTTGTTTCTTTAGGCGTGTCTTTATTAATGGTTTTATTCTTAATTGTCACGGTGGTTTTAATTATATATTATCAAATTGCACTGACAAGAATTGATAAAATTGGTTGGTTAGATACAGTAGATTTAAACTTGTTTTATTGGGGAAGAGGTTTACTCTTTTTATTGATGATTTTTACCATTGTATCATTACTATTTCGTTTTGGAACCACACAAGGAAAGGAAGTTAAGTTCTTTTCTGCCGGAGCAATCTTAACCACTGTTTTATCATTATTTACATTTTATGTATTCGGAATTTACGTTGTAAAATTTGCAACATACAATCAATTATACGGTTCTATTGGAACACTTTTAATACTAATGCTATTTGTGTGGCTAAACGCAATAATTCTGTTATTAGGTTTCGAATTAAACGCTTCTTTGTATAGTTTAAGACGAAGAAATAAAACTTTTACAACTCCTAAAAAATTATAA
- a CDS encoding YwbE family protein has protein sequence MIDGRKRSNVTVGLFVEVVQKNHQRTGELTEGVVSRLLTKSPNHPHGIKVQLESGIVGRVKNIIEED, from the coding sequence ATGATTGACGGAAGAAAAAGAAGTAATGTTACTGTTGGCTTATTTGTGGAGGTTGTACAAAAGAACCACCAAAGAACAGGGGAACTTACTGAAGGAGTTGTTAGTAGGTTACTTACAAAATCTCCAAATCATCCACATGGAATTAAAGTGCAGCTAGAATCTGGTATTGTTGGTAGAGTAAAAAATATTATTGAGGAAGATTAA
- the folE gene encoding GTP cyclohydrolase I FolE — MFEVNNNKMNDERSKEIGENHVGTSATTPLRADAFDISDEEKIERIQKSVKDILTTLGMDLTDDSLQGTPKRVAKSFVNEIFMGLDPKNMPKASTFDNNYNYGEMLVEKNIVVYSTCEHHLLPIIGRAHVAYISDGKVIGLSKMNRIVEYFSKRPQVQERLTMQVVQAMQEALGVEDVACVIDAKHLCVNSRGIKDIESSTVTAEFGGKFKERETKREFLDYLKMNTDFD; from the coding sequence ATGTTTGAAGTGAATAACAACAAAATGAATGACGAGAGAAGTAAGGAAATAGGAGAGAACCACGTTGGTACATCGGCAACAACGCCGTTACGTGCTGATGCTTTTGATATTTCTGACGAAGAAAAAATTGAAAGAATCCAAAAAAGTGTTAAAGATATTTTAACCACTTTAGGAATGGATTTAACAGATGATAGTTTACAAGGTACTCCAAAAAGAGTTGCAAAATCTTTTGTAAATGAAATTTTTATGGGTCTTGATCCTAAAAATATGCCAAAAGCATCTACGTTTGATAATAATTACAACTACGGAGAAATGTTGGTTGAGAAGAATATAGTTGTATATTCTACTTGCGAGCATCACTTATTACCAATTATTGGTAGAGCGCATGTTGCTTATATTTCTGACGGAAAAGTTATTGGTTTGTCTAAAATGAACCGAATTGTAGAATATTTTTCTAAAAGACCACAAGTGCAAGAGCGTTTAACAATGCAAGTTGTACAAGCAATGCAAGAGGCTTTAGGAGTAGAAGATGTTGCTTGTGTTATAGACGCAAAACATTTATGTGTTAATTCTCGTGGAATTAAAGACATTGAAAGCTCTACAGTTACGGCTGAATTTGGTGGGAAATTTAAAGAAAGAGAAACTAAAAGAGAGTTTTTAGACTATTTAAAGATGAATACGGACTTTGATTGA
- a CDS encoding pentapeptide repeat-containing protein, whose protein sequence is MTDNYFDSEEYSKNDFTTTKIKKGEYDNCTFSNCNFEGIHASNIQFVECEFIDCNFSNTIVKDTAFKDVNFINCKMIGVKFNEVDPFLLQFSFKDCQLNYSSFYQLKMPNTRFIDCNLEEVDFTETDVISTIFDKSDLQLAIFSRTNLEKSDFRTAFNFNINPENNKLKGAKFSKENLVGLLLNYNIVIE, encoded by the coding sequence ATGACAGACAATTATTTCGACAGCGAAGAATACTCAAAAAATGATTTTACAACAACTAAAATCAAAAAAGGAGAATACGATAATTGTACGTTTTCAAATTGTAATTTTGAAGGTATTCATGCATCAAATATTCAGTTTGTAGAATGTGAATTTATAGATTGTAATTTTAGCAATACTATTGTTAAAGACACTGCTTTTAAAGACGTGAACTTTATCAATTGTAAAATGATTGGTGTAAAATTCAATGAGGTAGATCCGTTTTTACTGCAATTTAGTTTTAAAGATTGTCAGTTAAACTATTCAAGTTTTTATCAATTAAAAATGCCAAATACTAGGTTTATAGATTGTAATTTAGAAGAAGTAGATTTTACGGAAACTGATGTAATAAGTACAATTTTTGACAAATCAGATTTACAACTGGCCATTTTTAGTCGAACTAATTTAGAAAAATCAGATTTTAGAACAGCGTTTAATTTTAATATCAATCCAGAGAATAATAAGTTAAAAGGAGCAAAGTTTAGTAAAGAGAATCTTGTTGGACTTTTACTAAATTATAATATTGTTATAGAGTAA
- a CDS encoding cold-shock protein produces the protein MNKGTVKFFNESKGFGFITEEGNNKEHFVHVSGLIDEIRENDEVEFDLQDGRKGLNAVNVRVI, from the coding sequence ATGAATAAAGGTACCGTAAAATTCTTCAACGAATCTAAAGGATTCGGATTTATTACAGAAGAAGGAAACAACAAAGAACATTTTGTACACGTGTCAGGATTAATCGATGAAATTCGTGAGAACGATGAAGTTGAATTTGACTTACAAGATGGAAGAAAAGGATTAAACGCAGTAAACGTAAGAGTTATATAA
- the hisS gene encoding histidine--tRNA ligase, which translates to MKPSIPKGTRDFSPTEVANRTYIMNTIKTAFETFGFQPIETPSFENSSTLMGKYGEEGDRLIFKILNSGDFLKKADEKLLAEKNSLKVTSQISEKALRYDLTVPFARYVVQHQNDITFPFKRYQVQPVWRADRPQKGRFREFFQCDADVVGSKSLVQEVEFIQLYDTVFTNLGLAGTTIKMNNRKILSGIAEVIGASDKLIDFTVALDKLDKIGKDGVVTEMLSKGITSEAIEKVQPLFDFSGSNLDKLASLENMLSTSEEGLQGVNDLRFVINTIEVLGLQTAGLEIDVTLARGLNYYTGAIFEVAAPEGVKMGSIGGGGRYDDLTGIFGLKDVSGVGISFGLDRIYLVLEELGLFKSVDLPKPKVLFLNFNEAEILLKMKAIKTLRDNSIKSELYPDVAGSNKQQKKQFKYATTREIEFVVTEIENDKFVVKNNGEQFLLSVEELIEKTK; encoded by the coding sequence ATGAAACCAAGCATCCCAAAAGGAACAAGAGATTTTTCTCCAACAGAAGTAGCAAATCGTACGTATATAATGAATACGATTAAAACGGCTTTTGAAACATTCGGATTTCAACCTATTGAAACTCCAAGTTTTGAAAATTCGTCTACACTTATGGGAAAATACGGTGAAGAAGGTGATCGTTTGATTTTTAAAATCTTGAATTCTGGAGACTTTCTTAAAAAAGCAGATGAAAAGCTTTTGGCTGAAAAAAATAGTTTAAAAGTTACTTCTCAAATCTCTGAAAAAGCATTGCGTTACGATTTAACAGTGCCATTTGCACGTTACGTTGTACAACACCAAAACGACATTACGTTTCCTTTTAAAAGATATCAAGTTCAGCCTGTTTGGAGAGCAGATAGACCACAAAAAGGGCGTTTTAGAGAGTTTTTTCAGTGTGATGCAGATGTTGTTGGTAGTAAATCTTTGGTACAAGAAGTTGAGTTTATTCAGTTGTATGATACTGTTTTTACCAATCTTGGTTTAGCAGGAACAACTATAAAAATGAACAATCGTAAAATTTTATCTGGAATTGCAGAGGTTATTGGCGCTTCTGATAAATTGATAGATTTTACTGTTGCCTTAGATAAATTAGACAAAATTGGTAAAGATGGCGTTGTTACCGAAATGCTTTCTAAAGGAATTACTTCGGAAGCTATCGAGAAAGTTCAGCCGTTATTCGATTTTAGCGGAAGTAATTTAGACAAATTAGCTTCGTTAGAAAATATGCTTTCAACTTCGGAAGAAGGTTTGCAAGGTGTAAACGATTTACGTTTTGTAATAAATACAATTGAAGTCTTAGGTTTACAAACTGCTGGGTTAGAAATTGATGTTACGTTAGCTCGTGGATTAAATTATTATACAGGTGCAATTTTTGAAGTTGCTGCTCCAGAAGGTGTAAAAATGGGTTCTATTGGTGGCGGTGGAAGATATGACGATTTAACAGGAATCTTTGGATTAAAAGATGTTTCTGGAGTTGGAATTTCGTTTGGTTTGGATAGAATTTACCTTGTTTTAGAAGAACTAGGTTTGTTTAAATCGGTAGATTTACCAAAACCTAAAGTGTTGTTTTTAAATTTTAATGAAGCAGAAATTTTGTTAAAAATGAAAGCTATTAAAACTTTACGCGACAACAGTATAAAAAGTGAATTATATCCTGATGTTGCTGGAAGTAATAAGCAACAAAAGAAACAATTTAAATATGCTACAACTAGAGAAATTGAATTTGTAGTTACTGAAATTGAAAACGATAAGTTTGTGGTTAAAAATAATGGCGAGCAGTTTTTACTTTCTGTTGAAGAGTTGATTGAAAAGACTAAATAA